From a single Endozoicomonas euniceicola genomic region:
- a CDS encoding reverse transcriptase domain-containing protein has protein sequence MEKPDGGERLLGIPTVMDRVIQQAIVQVLSPIFDPDFSPSSFGYRPGRSAQDAVQQVNRYIKQGLHQAVDVDLSKFFDTVSHDVLRGVA, from the coding sequence ATAGAAAAGCCCGATGGTGGAGAACGGTTGCTGGGCATCCCGACAGTCATGGATCGAGTGATACAACAGGCCATTGTGCAGGTATTATCACCCATCTTTGATCCTGACTTCTCTCCCAGCAGCTTTGGTTACAGACCGGGAAGGTCTGCACAAGACGCTGTACAACAGGTTAATCGATACATTAAGCAGGGGCTGCATCAGGCGGTTGATGTTGATCTGAGTAAATTCTTTGACACAGTCAGCCACGATGTTCTTAGGGGAGTGGCATAA
- a CDS encoding WD40 repeat domain-containing protein, giving the protein MTATPNSRFCVLIKTIKLIVIDQLLLLFAVAFFLPMTGYGSAFFILPEWMWRDSPSNKATVKISQIVLANDAPSLLFSYEINRTSSDFVQPEKNQVYTRWDGCKNDSLRICFRRAAKVFEGGYSYPPTISGSTELNVEMGEVTPDEGGWQSVASVRLSGKGSGWLVIAGDDGWRIAPDCSGIDSDDSSVLNRSEKPSVDLVVPTALVLEKGNNAEDHGSPYSRRSLPDISDITKQNNLPGDRDDLLTGSSGGGSFDDHDDSFKRRPGGNDRRPLFFFEVMSRMLGAAVSVFGTAGQPGEVKKLVLRPQIILVIWRGWERREIPVTSQMWCSIKRAGLDRDPGLFLALAESDPDKLKETLENYSKKHSPLADVLSYHCEDLNLNPKAGNARLLSVSVFPGSCPSGVGCSGGEKEANGAMNDLPRNNPDGYAHNNHGQPVKSFGNNGGGGDGSGNPEINSCTLCGNAQVNSNGLCTNCLMAKQKVAKEKPSTHLTGITWFFGRATNPSANQAEEKTAEDVSVNPLKEVSTLQTLPPEILFEIAKGLSWRDVNRWSLTAKHFFTVFNKKEKLKKLSCHYYGSAEEAYREIIKNMDVPAVPNSEIADPLLRLAYRRIASNKYLTSLGSSTQQQCVATLEGHTDAVTSVTPLADGRLASASADGIVKAWDLSKPDRKQCVATLKGHTLDVISVTPLADGRLASASADGIVKVWDLSKPDGKQCVATLKGHTFCVISVTQLADGRLASASADCTVRVWDLSKPPGKECEATLKGHTNAVISVTPLADGRLASASHDGTVKVWDLKKLDGVQRVAKLNHWIHSVTLLADKRLASGSHDGIVRVWDLSKPAGAQCVVTLEGHIDMVNSVTPLTDGRLASGSQDKTVRVWDLGKPDGEQCVATLKGHTNWVTSVTPLAGGRLASASVDKTIKVWALSKDSETK; this is encoded by the coding sequence TTGACCGCTACTCCTAACTCAAGGTTTTGTGTCCTTATAAAAACAATTAAGCTGATCGTCATTGATCAGTTGCTTTTATTGTTTGCCGTGGCATTTTTTTTACCGATGACTGGATACGGAAGTGCTTTTTTTATCCTGCCAGAATGGATGTGGCGGGACAGTCCCTCAAATAAGGCGACAGTTAAAATCAGTCAGATAGTGCTTGCCAATGATGCGCCTTCTCTTCTTTTTTCTTATGAAATCAACAGGACCTCCAGTGATTTTGTTCAGCCAGAAAAAAACCAGGTTTATACCCGCTGGGATGGTTGTAAAAACGACAGCTTGCGTATTTGTTTCCGAAGAGCGGCTAAAGTCTTTGAAGGGGGCTATTCCTATCCTCCCACGATTTCAGGCTCGACAGAGCTTAATGTAGAAATGGGTGAGGTCACGCCAGACGAAGGCGGCTGGCAGTCGGTGGCCAGTGTCCGTTTATCGGGAAAAGGCTCGGGCTGGCTGGTGATTGCAGGGGATGATGGCTGGCGGATTGCACCGGATTGCAGCGGTATTGACTCAGATGATTCCAGCGTACTGAACAGGTCTGAAAAGCCGTCAGTCGATCTTGTTGTCCCGACAGCGTTGGTTCTGGAAAAGGGTAATAATGCAGAAGATCATGGCTCGCCCTATTCCCGCCGCTCATTGCCGGACATATCTGACATCACTAAACAAAATAATCTGCCCGGTGATCGTGATGATCTGCTCACCGGTTCTTCTGGTGGCGGCAGCTTCGATGACCACGATGACTCATTTAAAAGGAGACCCGGAGGGAATGACCGCCGCCCTTTATTTTTCTTTGAAGTGATGAGCAGAATGCTTGGGGCGGCTGTCAGTGTTTTCGGTACAGCTGGTCAGCCCGGGGAGGTTAAAAAACTGGTTTTAAGACCTCAAATTATTCTGGTGATCTGGCGGGGTTGGGAGCGACGGGAGATTCCTGTTACATCGCAAATGTGGTGTTCAATAAAGCGGGCAGGGCTTGATCGGGATCCGGGACTGTTTCTCGCTTTGGCTGAAAGCGATCCGGATAAATTGAAAGAAACGCTTGAAAACTATTCGAAAAAGCACTCGCCCCTTGCCGACGTCCTTAGCTATCACTGTGAAGATCTCAACCTGAACCCAAAAGCGGGTAATGCCCGATTACTTAGCGTATCGGTTTTTCCGGGCTCTTGCCCTTCGGGAGTGGGATGCTCCGGAGGAGAGAAAGAAGCAAACGGAGCAATGAATGACCTGCCCCGGAATAATCCAGATGGCTATGCCCATAACAACCATGGTCAGCCGGTTAAAAGTTTTGGTAACAACGGGGGAGGAGGAGACGGTTCCGGAAATCCGGAAATCAACTCATGTACACTCTGCGGGAATGCACAGGTAAACTCCAATGGTTTATGCACAAACTGCCTCATGGCTAAACAGAAGGTGGCTAAAGAGAAGCCATCAACCCACCTTACTGGAATTACCTGGTTTTTTGGCAGGGCAACAAATCCGTCTGCCAACCAGGCAGAAGAAAAGACTGCGGAGGACGTTTCGGTTAATCCCCTGAAAGAGGTATCGACTTTGCAGACTCTACCACCTGAGATCTTGTTTGAAATAGCTAAGGGCTTGTCATGGCGTGATGTTAATCGCTGGAGTTTAACAGCTAAGCATTTTTTCACGGTTTTCAACAAAAAAGAAAAACTGAAAAAACTATCCTGTCACTATTATGGCTCTGCTGAGGAAGCGTATAGAGAAATAATAAAAAACATGGACGTACCTGCTGTTCCAAACAGTGAAATTGCTGACCCTTTGTTACGGCTTGCTTATCGTAGAATCGCAAGCAATAAATACCTGACTTCTCTGGGAAGTAGTACTCAGCAGCAATGCGTGGCGACGCTGGAAGGGCATACCGACGCGGTGACCTCAGTCACGCCACTGGCCGATGGGCGGCTGGCTTCCGCCTCTGCTGACGGGATCGTAAAGGCGTGGGATCTGAGCAAGCCCGACAGGAAGCAATGCGTGGCGACGCTGAAGGGGCATACCCTCGATGTGATCTCAGTCACGCCACTGGCCGATGGGCGGCTGGCTTCCGCCTCTGCTGACGGGATCGTAAAGGTGTGGGATCTGAGCAAGCCCGACGGGAAGCAATGCGTGGCGACGCTGAAGGGGCATACATTCTGTGTGATCTCAGTCACGCAATTGGCCGATGGGCGGCTGGCTTCCGCCTCTGCTGACTGCACCGTAAGGGTGTGGGATCTAAGCAAGCCCCCCGGGAAGGAATGCGAGGCGACGCTGAAAGGGCATACCAACGCGGTGATCTCAGTCACGCCACTGGCCGATGGGCGGCTGGCTTCCGCCTCTCATGACGGAACCGTAAAGGTGTGGGATCTGAAAAAGCTCGACGGGGTGCAACGCGTGGCGAAGCTGAACCACTGGATTCACTCAGTCACGTTATTGGCCGATAAGCGGCTGGCTTCCGGCTCTCATGACGGGATCGTAAGGGTATGGGATCTGAGTAAGCCCGCCGGAGCGCAATGCGTGGTGACACTGGAAGGGCATATCGACATGGTTAACTCAGTCACGCCATTGACCGATGGACGGCTGGCTTCCGGCTCTCAGGACAAAACCGTAAGGGTGTGGGATCTGGGCAAACCCGACGGGGAGCAATGCGTGGCGACGCTGAAGGGGCATACCAACTGGGTGACCTCAGTCACGCCATTGGCCGGTGGGCGGCTGGCTTCCGCCTCTGTTGACAAGACCATAAAGGTGTGGGCTCTGAGCAAGGATTCTGAAACGAAGTAA
- a CDS encoding ISAzo13-like element transposase-related protein, with protein MECCAPYLENHWNGSLLNTVTSVLEWTKTMVWKCMNPIVKLLDQPYQKGVRLSKQELAEIQPHIIRHPELKKWDVTIVPEPVNY; from the coding sequence ATTGAATGCTGCGCCCCTTATCTTGAGAACCATTGGAATGGAAGCCTTCTGAACACAGTAACGTCTGTTTTGGAGTGGACAAAAACAATGGTATGGAAATGCATGAACCCGATAGTGAAGCTACTTGATCAACCATATCAAAAAGGGGTGAGACTGAGTAAACAGGAATTAGCTGAAATACAGCCTCACATCATTCGCCACCCTGAGTTAAAGAAATGGGATGTGACAATTGTTCCGGAACCGGTAAATTATTAA